In Rhinolophus ferrumequinum isolate MPI-CBG mRhiFer1 chromosome 3, mRhiFer1_v1.p, whole genome shotgun sequence, the DNA window atgagtattCAGTAcatctctatttatttatgtcttctttaatttttttcatcaatgggttataattttcagtatatagatctttcattttcttggttaaaatttttcttaggtattttattctttttgatacaattgAAACTAGGAtggttttctcaatttttttcccctgatagtttgttatttgtATACATGAaccttactcatttttgtatgttgattttgtatcctataACTTTACTAAATTCAATTATTAATTCTCacaggcttttttgtttttttttttggtggagttgttaggattttcaatataaaatatcatgtcatctgcatataaaaaCTGTTTTACTTCTACTTTTCTGATTTGAAtgtctttggtttctttttcttgcctagttACTCTAGCTAGGACATCCAATactgtgttaaataaaattgGCAAGAAAACATACTTGTTTTGTTACTGATCTTagtggaaaagctttcagcttttcattatGATTAATATGACGCTTGCTGTGTATTTATCATATCTAGCTTTTATAATATTGAGATAAGTTTCCTTCATATCCAGTTTattgagagcttttatcataaaagagtgttaaattttgtcaaatcctttttccCCCCCGTATCCATTGagatgaccatatgatttttattcttcattttgttatcATGGTGTGTCATGTTGGCTGATTTGTGGacattgaaccatccttgcatccctggaataaaccttacttgattatggtgtataatttttaaaaatgtattgttgcctttggtttactaatattttgttatttttgtacctgtgtttatcagagatattggcatgtaatttttttattttttattttttttattgtagtgtCCTCTGATTTTGATAGCAATCTAATTTTGGCCTCAAAAATGACTTTGGACATACTCtctcctctttgatttttttagatGAGTTTCAAAAGTATAACCATtgattctttgaatatttggcaGAATTCagcagtgaagccatctggttctggactttttgtTGGGAAGTTTTGAtttctgattcaattttcttactagCAATTAGTTGGTTTAGATGTTctatttttcatgattcagtcttggtaggttgtgtgTCCCAATGaatctatttatttcttctagattTCCCAATTTGTTGACTTGTAATTGTTCATGATAGTCTTTTTTTTGAGCCTTTTTATTTATGTGCTATCAGTTGTAgtatcttctcttttatttctaattttgtttatttgaatcctctctcttttttcttggtaagtgtagctaatatttttttttctattttgtttgtcttaaaaaaacagttattagttttattgattttcttctatttttttgtctatttcatttatttgtgctctaatatttgttatttccttttactAAATTTGAgcttaatttgttcttctttttgtagttctttgaGGTACAAAATGAAGTTATTTACTTgagctcttttttgttgttaatatagGTATTTACTGTTATGaattccctcttagaactgcttttcctatagttatatatattgtataaattatattaatttacgTAATTTCCCGTATTTTATAAGtagaaactttattttcataaaagttttTTGAATTGTACTAAATTGGTTATATCTGCAcatccaggtcttatattttgaACATTGTTTGCACTCTAGTGTATCTCAATCTTAGATATGTATTCTTCTCTAACTCTCATCTTTTCATGCATTTATAGGTGAGTAAAGGACATAAGATATGTACATTCTACATCATAGGTTAAATCTTCTTGAGTAAtacttctctcttttctgttcttattttacttcttttaccCTGTCATACTACTGTAGACATTCATTTTAATCTCTTAGACACAAAAACCTACTCCATATCCCCTAACACAGATAATTAgtacatattttatctttctccaaatatatttctttttaaaactgggGTACAAAAAGTAAAGTtgaaagtgagagaaagagaaatacagagaaaaagaacagagaacaatgagaaagagaagattacacacacacacacacacacacacacacacacacacacacgtatgcatacatacatggagcgagagagagagattgagaaagagaatttttttccttgctttaaaaGAGAACAGAATGCCTGGTCTGGTGAAGAACAATAAAACTTCTGGCATTCCAAATCTGAAGATGAAGGATATTTTACCTGGATTTGTCATTTCTCCACAAActtattaaacttattttattaacattaatcTCAGGGATTGAGAAATTATGTTTGCAGGAGGCTCCACAAGAAGAAACTTTTGCTATCTAAGGGAATAAACAGGTAATTGAAACTCATTTAGTTAAGCTTAGGTAAGATTTACTTAAGAAATATAAGAAGGTATTGCAAGGAATAGTGTGATCATCAACTAATACCTTCCGATGTGTCAGTGGGAACATGGAAGAATAAGGATCACTCAGTAAGAAATTACAAGCTATAACAAGGTCAAGCAGGAGGGGAGTTATGGAGCAACAAGCAATCTGAGAACACTGGTAACCTGAAAGTGAAATGTCTAATTTCAGTGTGTAATAAGAGAGCCCAGAAACTTTttacagaacagagaaaaatttACACTTAGGTTAACATTTTATCTAGGGTGCTTCTATTAGGTTCTTTATGTTTTAGGGTGGAAACTTGAGTTTAGACCTAGTTATTCTAATTTTCATTCCAATAGATGTAATCAATGGTATTCATGGTCActctggggagggagaagggaaatcaAGTAACGTTGAAGTTTCCTGTGAAATTGAGATGAAATTTATAGGAAAgtgcaacattttaaaatgtttgatttaaaGGGCACGTGGCTCCCAGATTAACAATCAGCATTAAGCAAACCAAGATGtgaaacttactacaaagcttaTCTTCACAGTCATTTGGACAATCTCCACATGGATTTCCCCTCTTATAAGGTTTATTCTTTTTGTCAGGTTCAtttccccttaaaaaaataagttaaaaaatggTCCAATAAAATTGATGTTTGGAAAATGCATAAGAATTTACTCACTATTTATAATCAATTTTAAGAACTACTTTTGAaaaccttatatatatatacatgtatatatatatgtatatatatataaaacaataataatcttTAAGATAGATTTAAGATTTCTAGGCTTACAATgatgataatttatatttttgaatgtaCAACAGGCAACTCTGGTATCCTAACAATATTTTGAGGCAGTTTGCACCTCTTTGTACAGTCGAGTCCTAACAAGACCGGGACCTGTGAAGAATCAAGTTCTAAGAAGCAGAAGGGCTTTAGAGCCATTTACAATAGGAAACTTTTTGTTACTTATATGCATAAGTCATGTAAAAGGGCATGGTTCTTAACaatgttaagaaatattttaagtgagtGGAGATGTTTTAATTTCATCTTGTATTATGTCATGTATTATGTCATAAGAAACTCGATATGTTAGTGTCcttcatagaaacaaatgaaatattataaaaaataaaagtacatcaGCAAGGCTAAATCTAAAGAGTTGGAGGAAAGAGTGTGAAGATGAGAATTTCCAGTTCTGAGAAATTTGAAATTTCAGGAAAGACAGGTTTACCAGCAGGTATGCAAGAAAACAATGCGGATGAAAGCTGATTCTTACTTAatatcacttaaaaaataaagtaaatgttctTGTTGAGAGAACattctatatatattttctctttgatatttAAATTGCTAAAATTTTACCTTATAAGAGAAACTTATTACTTAATTCGGTAAAGCATTTTGTCAGAAAAGTGGCCAGAATCTTGGCCAAGAAAATGCTTCTACCACAACTTCAtgtattctacttttttttttgtattgtcagAAGTTCACCACAGACCACCAGCCCCTTTAAAGATTTAGTACAATTAACATATTATAGATGCAGCAGATCTTACTTTCCTCAGCACCAATTACatagataataaaattaactACTGAAATTATCTATTAACTACTGAATTAAGTATTAACTACTGAAATTAACTATTAACTACTGAAATCAAGACATGATAAGACCAGAAATAATTCATCTGGAGTTATTAAAtgagtatattatatatattgaatCCATAGTGACATTGGAGACTTCAAAGTGTAAAGGTGATAGTATAGTATCAGATAAATCATTTTCATCGGTTCATATTGAACATCATTTATTGTGTGACACATGTGGGAGACAGCGGTTAAATTCCATGGGGAAAAAGGAGTACACCTGCCCCTCACTGAAGCAATcaagattatttattttaggaattgtTACTCACTCTGTTGATAACatgtaaatttaatttctaaagaaaacacatatacCAATAATTACACTAAAAAGCTAAATACAAGAACACTGGCTTTTTTTGTTCATTCTTGATACTTCTCTGCATTTCTGTCCTTGAATTCTAAAAGTACTCTGTTGAACCCTTGTTTCTTTGCTTAAGCTAGCTCAGACTTGTTTCCCTTAACTAATATTACTTGAAGAATCAATAACACATAGCAAGACTAGTGATAATAGTTCTGAATTCAAACATTCTGTTTATGATATAtagatttatttagaaaaatatgatGTAAAGAAaagtgtctatgtgtgtgtgtgtgtatgtgtgtaatgcTGTAGATAATTGGTAAATGACATTTTATCTCTAAAGTTCTGTttgactgaaataaaatatttatttgattttttaaataatgtttgagAAACTAGATTAAATGAGGGAGTCTGGTTCTAAAAGCTATGAGAAACCAAGCTGTACAATACCTACTCATGACAATAGTGACAAACATAGAGATATTGAGGTAATATTCTATGGCAGCATAATGACACTCCACAGCCAATGAGGTAAGAAGTAGCCCAAATTAGCTGCAAAAtagagattattttattattaattttacaatttGCCAAATGATTACAATATGAATAGTGTTATCTATAATTGAAAATACACACCCTTGCTTTTAGGATACTTTGAGCATATTTACGAGgaagtcatagaaacagaaagatacCCATGTGTTTAGATAATACACGTACATATGCATATTTGATGGCTATCATTGACCCTGGATCATTCTCTTCTTCTTATCAAATCTATATGGAAAATCAGATAACATGATAAAGGCTGATTGGTGATTGTATAAAAATCAAAACCTAGAGGAAACTTTACTTAATCAACAGAAAACAAGCATAGTGCAGAGTAATGATTTGGAAGATGAAGGAAtgatatttactgaacaaatCACTGAACAGATATCTGTATAccaatgtttatagcaacattattctcaatagccaaaaggtggaaacaacctaattaaTGATGGATCAATAAACAGGTagtgtatacatacaatgaaatttttttcagccttaaaaaagaataaaattctgacaCATTTTATAACATTGATAAACATGgattgaggatattatgctaagtgaaataagggagacagaaaaagataaatattttataattccaatTATTGAGGTATCTacagtagtcaaatttatagagacagaaagtagaatggtggttgccagaggaaagggagaggggtgaatgggaagttattgtgtaatgggtacagagttttagtttaggaagatgaaaaattctggagatggatgtggtgatagttgcataacaatttgaatgtaattaatgccactgaacatTAAtgctacataatttaaaaatggttaaaataacaatttttattatatgttatatacaattttaccatgagaaaaataaactagaaagaaGGGGTTCTCTGTATTATAAGGCACTATTATTGTCAttctttacaaatataatttataaatgatattgatattttatgattttgttacTTCCCAGAAAATCAAATGTGTAAAGAAGGAAACATCTTCCCTAAGTCATCTATTAAGGGAATCACATTTCCTTGTGTTGCAAATTATAAGAGGACCTCAGTGGGTTGAGTGTAAGTTTGCAAAATGTGGGAGGATGATTTTCCTTGGTTCTCAGTCACCTATTTTTCGCACACGCTTATAGTCACTTAACCAATGTGTGTATTTGTCAGTACACAGGTTACCTGAGTGTAATGATCAACTGTGATGTCGTCAtcctctgatggccattccccATGCGTGAAATATTTAGACTCATTGTACCAGAGTCCAATTACATTTGACCATGTCGTAAGATAAGTTGTCAAATGCTTGTTTTCTCCACAAAAAGTAtctgaaaagagggaaaagggctGGGTCATACTCTCAAAACTTGGAAACATTTTACAAAGATCCttccctcatttttattttataaatgtatctgTCATTGGTCATCCAAGCAATGTCTTATAAGAGGCCAACTCAGTTGGATCTCTGTTGGCAGACATCTTTCTCATTGATGAATGAACTTCTGGTCTGGTGAGAAGTTGACAGTAGGAAATGATATGTCAGCTGGGAAATCATATCAATCAACATTATAGTCTCTGCCACTTCCAAGCTGATATAACAGGGTCCATGGTTTCAAAATAGCCACACAAAGGTAGTATTCACCATGTAAGGACcttgaaataaacatttgctcATTTAGCCATCCACTTGTGATGTGGGCTCTTGATCAAACATGGTATTTTGGAGTGATCTGCCTTTTTCTGGAGAAGGGACAAAGACTCACATTGCTAATTCCATGCTCAACAATATTGGGCCATGATGCTCAATGAACTATAAATATAGAAGCTTcactagtattttaaaaatgtttggtaaTAAGCAAGTATCTCATAAATATTATTAATCTCTACTTGTGTAGGAAGTACTATTGGTTTTCTTAGAAACGAGCTGTGATCTAACTAATATAAATGCCATAAATTGGACTCATTTTTGAGCACTTAAAATTGTTCTCTGGGCAGCTCAGTAGAGTTGAATATAACTTACTTCTCAACTGCACTAGTGCTCTAAAACTTAAGATATGTTGATATTGTGGGTAGCTGAAATAACTACATAGTTTGGAAACCGTCAAGCTATCTCTCCAGTCATTATTGTATTACTCAGTTATTCTGTGACACTGAgagttttaattcttttcttctgatgaaaaaaatctgaaatttgaaaatttgaatatccagagtaaaaaattaatattaatgaaacaaTGTAGTGGGCCACAATTCACTGCCGTTTATGGGGCAAATGTAAATGTAGACTGGATGACTTCATTTACACTTTCCATGTTATTTAACAATCCCTGAGGACTTTTGAACACAAAGGTGGATCATATAGACATATACTTACTTGTAATTCGTCTCTTAAGAGCGTTGCTCACTGCCAAGTTACAATACTTTGACAACTTGTTGGCATTTTGTGCAGCTTCTTCACTCCAACTCTGCAGTGGAAGagtaaaatacaaacatatgATCTTAACATTTCCAATATAAGATTctagtttattgtttctaaaaatcGAAGGCTAGCAATATCCTCAATTGTATCagataattgtaataataatactaCTCTTAAATGTTTTGGTTGGAAGAGGAAGACAAAATTTCCAATTCATTGTTTTAGCCCTTGAATTTACACCATAAAAATTTGGTAATAAAGTCCAGATGCAGCTTCTCTCTGAGAAGTATTAAAGTCACTAACTAAATGCTTCTAGTAAAACAAACCAGGGTTAAAAATCCTTCCTATGATTTATTAGTAGTTTTACCTCtgacatattatttaatttctttgactctcagtttcttcatctatagaatGTAACCCATAATTCGTACCCAATAATTTGTTCAAAAGTTACAATATGATAATTCTTGCAATATAATTGTTATGTGTGATAAATTTTATgctacatgctcaataaataaatcatggctGTGATTAGAAACAAGTGCAGTGTCACATATCTCCatataaaattatgaacaataaaaaaattatagctaATACTACATACCGGGACCTGTTACCAATGCTGTATGtaaattctctcatttttatccACAGCAACTCTACAAGGGAAATactattattaccctcatttgcaaatgaggaaattgaggaacAGAGATGTTGCATGCTTTTTCAATATGACATAACAAATAAGTGGCAAAAAGAGAATTGGAATGTGGGTTATTCTGGCTCCAGAGTATGTGCTCTTAACTCTCAGTGTATGTCAGTTATTCAGACTTGAAACATTTTGTTTGGTATATCTCCAAGTCAGATGAAAGGCAGAAAGTCTGTATCACTAGTTACGGGAGTCTGTGACAAATACTCTCCCTAACACTCTTTCCTCCATATTGTGTACATCCATTTAAAAGACTGTCACCATATCTGTGTCCAACACATTGCCAGCAAAAGTTGTGGAGTTTGTGTTTTGCGGTAGAATTTTCCATAAATCATTCAGCCActctttagaataatttttggATGGCACCCTAACTTAGCTTTTCAGTATATTTCCTGGCATCAAAAAAGTTTACCTAGTATATGTATATGCTGTTATCTGTGTCAGTTTCATAGAAATACACCTGAGGTGGATGAACTCAGTAAACTGAGAGATAATTTAAGTAACTCATTAGCTTAGGATCAAAGTAAAAACATGGTTTTGTAGGgtttgattatttcatttaagaaaagtTGTATGTTAATAATGGATACATCTAACTGACGAAATAGAGATGACACAACACATCCCATTAGGGCCTAAGATCTCCTGGCAGTAGGAATACCATCACTGTCCTCACTAGTGAAAAAATCTTGCCTATTATGACCAGGTTACCAACTGATTAAGACAGGAACTGATCTGGCTAACTTACAGCTGATTGCTTGTTGTGCATGCTGTGATGACACGCTACCCTTTCTGCACTGAAGCACTTACTTCCTCTTACACTGGGAGTCCTGCCCACAGACAGCTCTACTATCTCTCCTCACTAAAAAATTgtcctatccatgagcataatCCCTTCCCTGGGGCAACCCCTATCCAACAGCTAGATGGAAATGCCAGGCCACCTCCTTCCAACTCAGGAAAACTCAGAAGCGTTGTCTTCGTTGTATCGTTTCCCATGGGATTAGCTGAGGCCTCTGTTGGAACTACAGCATAGCCCAACTTCTCCCTATGCCCATTGCTGCTTCTCTCTCTACCTCCATAGGTAGGTGTAAATCTgaacattgttccccaataaacatCCTGCATGCTAATCTCCATCTCAGTCTGCTTGTCTTATCCTATAAACTGCCTGCAACGTTCATTACATATAGTCTGTTGTTCAGACCTCTTTGAGGAAGCTCTCTTGGACATTACCTCTGATTAATGTTGATAAAATCCTCTGTTTATTGTAATACATCCCTGATTAAAATCACAAGTGAGTATTTATTGTTATTGCACCAAAGCTAAGAATTCTGGTTTTAACAAGTGGCTTTATTTAATCAGGTTCTAACCCAATGCACAGAAACTTATCTTCTGTTTTGGAAAATCTCTGCCTGGCAGTTGTGATGGGATCTTCAGCCCTACTGtaattctattatttccttcctatCCATGTCCTATGCATTGTTTCTCTGAGGTTCAgattcatcatctgtaaaatggaaataacagtatttaatcacaaaattattgaattaaatattaatcTAAGAAGGTTATAGAAGAATGACTGTCAATAAGTACGCACAATATGCCTGTCAGATGCAACAACACTCACAATGCAATAATGCCTATGATAGCTATTGATTTTTATTGTGTTGGATTCTAAGGTAACCAAGAGATGAATTTTGAAATCATCTTTTCTATTCACTTGCTTCCTCTCCTTCAACATTTGCATGAGGAAGCTATCCCTTAGAATCACCCTCCAGAGCCTGCACTATTTCTAGCCCTCACTACTTTAGGTCAGCCCAGGGTTCAAGGAACTAGGATAAGGTTTCCCAAAAACCTAAGTGATATTTCTGTGAGTAACATTTGTGAGGCTCATCACAAGACCTCCCTAAATTTGTTTTGAGAGACCTCcctaaatttgttttgttttacaacatCTAGCCTGCTCACACACGAGGTTTATAGTGAAAAGACAATTTCTGTCTCCTTTTAAGGGGTTTAAGGGAACTGGGAAATAGatttgtcaatatttatttacctGGCAGCATCACCTGGCTGAGAATCTGAACATCTGGATTCTCAAATGAGTGTCTGAGCCTCTGGGCTGCTGCCCAATGAAGACAGCTAGGAAATGCCTCAATAACTTGTTAAACTAAGTTTGCTCTACTGACTATACTGACTGGGGACTTGGCATGGTCTCCATCCCAGACCTCCCACATCTGGATCTCAGAGCGTGGGGCCCAGGACCCTGCGCTGTACCAAATTCTTCCGCTGATTCTGAAGCACACTCAAGTTCAGGAAACACTGTCCTAGGGTGCAGTGAATGAAGCCAGGCTGTCTGAGTTGCAATTGATGCTATGTTGTTTACTAACTGTACGATTGGGGACATTTACTTACTTActtcctctgggcctctgtttcttcttctgctATGCCACAGGTTTGCTTGTGAAGACCAAACTTTTAGTATATTGCATTTGAATGGGACTTAATAAAGCTCAGTAAACACCATTACTATGTACTATTGTCATCATTATTGCTGCTGTTTAATTAATCTTACCATTTTCAGCATGTTGCTGGCAGGTGGTATTACTCCTCTCCTGAGGGTATTATGTAGAACAACGATTTCTCCTTGGACAGTTGGTGAGTCAGTGCGGACTGTATCGTAAGTCACTATTGCTTGTTTGGCCTGTTACCAGAATATTATTAATTAGTCTTACTTCTCTTAAGTGCAATTTTTCATGTATAATACATTACTTGCAGACCTATACACAATATTCATTTATAGTCCACATTGAATGAAGAATGATcgacagcattttaaaatttacgtTGTCTCAATATGTTAGTTTCCATTTCTCCAGTGTTAGTGTTGAGGATTTCTGAATGTCAGTCTGACATTATACAAGTCTATAGAATAGCACACCGGATAGTCTGTGATTGaggtttttaaatgtatgatcGGTACTTTGGACCATGTTGAAACACTTTTTATTGGGCAATCTGAATCACAGTAGAAGATGTTTTGATATCATACTTTTTACGGACTTCTTTTCCTTGGCTCATTCCCT includes these proteins:
- the CRISP1 gene encoding cysteine-rich secretory protein 1 isoform X2, whose product is MTMHHCLFLAAGFLPVLIIRSYEVAIVTYDTVRTDSPTVQGEIVVLHNTLRRGVIPPASNMLKMSWSEEAAQNANKLSKYCNLAVSNALKRRITNTFCGENKHLTTYLTTWSNVIGLWYNESKYFTHGEWPSEDDDITVDHYTQLIWATSYLIGCGVSLCCHRILPQYLYVCHYCHEGNEPDKKNKPYKRGNPCGDCPNDCEDKLCTNPCIYYDEFYDCETQKKALGCKHPSLQLCKASCLCDTEIK
- the CRISP1 gene encoding cysteine-rich secretory protein 1 isoform X1 — encoded protein: MTMHHCLFLAAGFLPVLIIRSYEAKQAIVTYDTVRTDSPTVQGEIVVLHNTLRRGVIPPASNMLKMSWSEEAAQNANKLSKYCNLAVSNALKRRITNTFCGENKHLTTYLTTWSNVIGLWYNESKYFTHGEWPSEDDDITVDHYTQLIWATSYLIGCGVSLCCHRILPQYLYVCHYCHEGNEPDKKNKPYKRGNPCGDCPNDCEDKLCTNPCIYYDEFYDCETQKKALGCKHPSLQLCKASCLCDTEIK